Proteins from a single region of Hermetia illucens chromosome 3, iHerIll2.2.curated.20191125, whole genome shotgun sequence:
- the LOC119651868 gene encoding cysteine and histidine-rich domain-containing protein: protein MLQCYNRGCGQLYDPVQNTEESCQHHPGMPFFHDAYKGWTCCNKKSVDFTEFLNMKGCSFSKHSNVKPAEPEKLAATNVEKEFVRKPILVALDRPPFDTDLIKIEPEVTAALKEAVDALLPKAVEPVSKLDVIENGTICKNSGCKHSYTSKEVEGTECQYHPGAPIFHEGMKFWSCCKRRTTDFTVFMNQPGCSQGKHKWKDDATTKKTSCRFDWHQTPSNVIVAIYAKLYDYEKSSILMNPIRLKVDLFFPDEVSGTFNIDLELRGLVDVDKSAAKMYPTKIEIIMPKAEACSWPDLSCERNLRTDKETFHIRQGNSISHNDSDSEVDLDDIMPSRK, encoded by the exons ATGCTGCAGTGTTACAATAGGGGTTGTGGTCAATTATATGATCCTGTTCAAAATACGGAAG AGTCATGTCAACACCATCCTGGAATGCCATTTTTCCACGATGCTTACAAAGGTTGGACGTGCTGTAATAAGAAAAGTGTTGACTTCACCGAGTTCCTAAATATGAAGGGGTGCTCTTTTTCGAAGCACTCAAATGTTAAACCCGCTGAGCCTGAGAAGTTAGCTGCAacaaatgtggaaaaagaaTTTGTACGAAAACCGATACTAGTTGCATTGGATAGGCCCCCTTTTGATActgatttaattaaaattgagcCGGAAGTGACTGCTGCGCTAAAAGaagcagtggatgctttgttacCCAAAGCGGTGGAACCTGTTTCAAAGCTTGA CGTAATAGAAAATGGAACAATCTGTAAAAATTCCGGATGCAAGCATTCTTACACCTCAAAGGAAGTGGAAGGTACAGAGTGCCAGTACCATCCGGGCGCGCCTATATTTCACGAAGGAATGAAATTCTGGTCTTGCTGTAAGAGAAGAACCACTGATTTCACAGTATTCATGAACCAACCTGGGTGCTCTCAAGGTAAACACAAATGGAAGGATGAT GCCACAACAAAAAAGACATCATGCCGGTTTGATTGGCATCAGACCCCATCTAATGTGATAGTGGCGATTTATGCTAAACTGTACGATTACGAGAAAAGTTCCATTCTTATGAACCCCATACGCCTTAAAGTTGACTTGTTTTTCCCTGATGAAGTCAGTGGAACATTCAACATCGATTTGGAATTACGAGGT CTTGTGGATGTGGATAAAAGTGCTGCGAAAATGTATCCGACCAAAATCGAGATAATCATGCCCAAAGCGGAGGCGTGCTCGTGGCCAGATTTGAGTTGTGAGAGAAACCTTAGAACGGATAAAGAAACATTTCACATTCGACAggggaattctatctcacaTAATGACTCTGACTCCGAAGTTGATTTAGATGACATTATGCCATCACGGAAGTAA